ATCACTTTTGATAGTCTTTCAACGAGTGTGATAACATCGGTTTTATGGGCTTTCAAAAAAAGAGGTTGACTCAAAAGTAACTTTTTTATGAAAATTACTAAACTAAGGAAACAGAAATACCATGAAGTCATCGTTCTAACAAACTTATTTCATGGAATTTTTCTATTTTAAGACTTTTGGGTCCAGCCACTTTATTATTAAAGAGTTGATAGTCCTTATTACGTTGATAGATAGTTATTTAAAGGCTTGTTTGCCTCTTTTTTCTTTATAACCATTCGCTTTCCTTTTACCTTTCATAGGTAATGCAGTCAACTCAAACAGACCTTGCTTAAATAATCTATAAAGAGTACTGATAGAACATGAATTAGAAAACTCAGCACGACCAATAATGACATCTGGAGTCCATCCTTGAACAACCTTCTTTTGTTAGACGGTCTTAACAATAAAATTAAAGTAATTAAACGTGTGACCTATGGCTATCGAAACTTTCTACTATTCAAACGACCTATCTTTTTGATTCAAGATCAAGTTTTTCAGGTTAAATAAAAAAGCGAGAGAATTTCTTCCCTCACTTCAATTAATTCTATTTCATTTTTAAGACTTTTTTATCAACATTATTGTCCATCAACACGATTTGACATAGAGCCTATTTTCTTTGGTTGGAAATACAATTTAAGTATATCACAAACGTTTTTTTAGTTGTCTAGCTTAATTTTTAAATCGACGTTTTAAAAAGTAAAGCAGTATAATTATCAAAATAGTTACTAACCCTATTATAGAGAATATATAATTATACGATTCACCAGTTTTTGGTAATATTTTACTAAGAAGGCTTTTATCTGAATGATTTGTTGATGATCGTGTAATATTATGAGAATTAGTAATAATAATATTACCTTTGTTAGTATCATCTATGGTCATTGTATAACCATCTATTTTATCGATTTCTTTTACTGTATAAATAACATCAGTACCATTTTGCTTTAACGCTAAATCGTTCCATGTTGTTGTCCACTTGTTGGAATCATTTAATTCTACTGGTTTTCCTGACTTAATGCCATTTGCGTACAATTGAACAGAAATTTTATTCGGTCTTAATCCATCTTGGTTATTGCCATCATTCCATGCCTTTGTTACAGATACGCTAGTTTTTCCAGGAGTATAAGTATTGATAATATCCGTACCAGAAATTTCAGTTGAATAATCAGGAATAGTATTTTCTGTAATAGAATACACAATTTCTTTACCATCATTGAATTTATCTAAATCGGTAAAATTATAACTCCAATTATCTTTCTTTGATACTTCTTTGGAATCAACGATTTTGCCATCCGCTAAGAGGTTAACGGTAATAGAGTCTGGGCGTTTTCCTTCTCTATTATTGTCATCGTTCCATATCTTCCTGCCGCTAATAGCAGTTTTTTCAGGTGAATAAGTATTAGTTATATTATAACCATCAATAGATGTTGTATATCCATTAACGGGTTCTTCAATAACTGTATAAGTAATCTTTTTCCCATCTTTATATACAGGTAATCCGGTAAAACTATACTCCCAATTAGTCGTTTCATCGACTATTTTTTTAGCTTCAGGTTCTTTTTCATTTCCATTAGCAATTAAATAAACAGTAATAGATTTAGGTCGCTTTCCATCTTTATTGTTAGCATCATTCCACGTTTTGATACCTTTAATATCAGTCACTTCTGAAGTATAATGGTTAACTAAATTTGTTCCATTAATAGTAGTTTCATAATGAGGGATTGGTTCTTCTTGAATAGTATATTTTATTTCTTGTCCGTTTTTATATTTATCTAAATTATCAAATTCGTATGACCAAACACCAGACTTATCAGGTGTTACCTCTTGTTGCTTTATACGCTCACCATCTGCATAAAGATACACAATAATTGATTTAGGACGTTTCCCATCGTTATTGTTATCATCATCCCACGTTTTAGTTCCTGATATTTTTGTTTTATCTACAGCATGAGTATTTAATAAATTTATGTCATTTACTGTTAGATTGTATCCAGGTACAGGAATTTCCTTAATAGTATACTCTATTTCTTTCCCATTACTATTTTTAGGTAGATCTGTAAATGTGTATACCCAATTGGTTTCTTCTGTAACTATTTGACGATCAACTTCAACGCCATTTGCATATAAAATAGCTGTAATTTTATTTGGCCGAATGCCGTCTTGATTATCTTGGTCATGCCACAATTTTGATCCAGTAACTGTTGTTGTTTCTGGAGTATGTGTGTTTGTTATATTCACTCCATCAATCTTTGTTTCATATCCCTCTACTGGTATTTCCTGTACAGTATAGTTAATTTTTTTCCCTTGTGAATAGACAGGCAGATCATTAAATTCATATAACCAATTATCTGATGCCGTCACAATTTTTCGAGCTGTTTCAACGCCATTTGCGTATAAAATGATTGTAATTTTATCCGGTCGAATACCATCTTGATCATTGCCATCATTCCAAGTCTTTTCACCTTGAATCTTTGTTAATTCAACATCATGCTTATTTGTAATAATAATATTTCCATGATCAGCATCATCAACAGTTGTTGTATAACCTGGTATATTTTTAGAACCATTCACTTCTTCAACTGTATATTTAATTTTTTCTCCACTATCCATTAAAGGTAAATCCGGCCATGTTGTTGACCAGTTATTCTTTTCATCTAACAATACAACAGAACCTACCTCTACCTTACCTTTTTCAGTTTGTTTATAAAGTTGAACTTCAATACTACTTGGTCGAATATTATCTTGATTATTATTGTCATCCCACATCTTAGCGACTGAAACGCTCGTTTTTCCTGGAGTATAAGAATTTGTAATCGTTGTGCCATTCACTTCAGTTGAATAGTCAGGAACGGTATCTTCTGCAATGCTATAAACTATTTTCTTTCCATTCGCATATACAGGTAAATTTGTAAATTCATAAGTCCAATGACCTTCTGAATTAGGTGTTACAATTTTTTCATCTATTTCCTCACCATCTGCTAATAAATTAACAGTCACTGAATTAGGGCGCTTATTATCCTGATTATTCTGATCATCCCAAATTTTTTCACCGGATATTTCAGTCACTTCTGGACTATAAGAATTCGTAATGGTAGTAGATAATTGATCTCTATCTGTTGTGATAGATGAACTATAAGGATCTATTTCTCCTAACTCTTTCACACTATACTCGATTTTTTTCCCATTCGTAATAGCATCTAATTCATTCCATGTATATTGCCAATTATTGTTAGTATTTAATGTTATGGGATCTCCTAATTTTTGATTATTAGCATATAACTGGACAGTTATCTCTTTTGGTCTTTTACCATCTTGATTATTCTGATCATCCCATTTTTTGTAGACAGAATAATGTGTTTGATCGACGATGTCAATTGATTTTTCAGTCGATAGTACTTTACTAAATTTATACCCACCCAATACTGGTTGTTTATTATTTCTATTGTCATAATGAGTAGTAAATGCTTTATCTGAAGTAACTGTTGCACTTGCTGATACTATAAGTTTTGATTGTGATTCTTGCAAAAGATTTTTAGGTACTTGTATATATATTTTATTATTTGATTGCGGTGTTATAGTAACGTCCTTAGTCACATCACGTTTTTGACTCTTATCTTCGATTGACACTGTGTACTTGATATCTTTAACATCGAACGATTCAGTTGATCCTGACTTTACAATAGTAGTTGAAAAAATATATGTATCATCATCTTCACTTTCTTTAGATAATTCTGTTGCTTCATATTGAATATTATTAATAACATTTAACGAATCGGTATACGTTGGATTATAAAAATTTTTATTTTTATTTGCTTCGTTAATTAATGCAATAACCTCAGGATTATTTTTAATTACATTACGACTCATCGGAAATTGTGTAGGATTAGTAAAATGCCAAATTGCTAATTGTGTATAGACATACTTATTGTAAAAATTAGCCTTATTAAAGCTATCTATAGGACTTTTTCCACCACTTTTATTTGGTGTGTTTTTATTCCATTTAAGGTTTTCAATATTATTATAAAAATTTGACGATAACCAATTAATTTCTGGTATTAATTGTTTACTAGGTTCTAACGTATTTAATTCTCCATCAGTTGGATTATATTTGCGTTCGTCTAAACAAAAGTACATATTATTTTCCTTATCTCCAATAATAGAAATATTAAAAACATCATTAGCACTGTTCAATTTAACAATATCTTCCTTAATTTGATATCCATAGACTAGGTAAACACGATCATCAATATGTTTATTTTGATTAGGTAATATCCCCGTGATTTCTGAATTCGATGATGCCCATACCAAATCAGTTTTAATAACTAGACAAATAGAAAAACAAATTAGCATCATAATAAAATATAGTTTTTTCAATTTTTTCTCCTTTAACATATTTATTTAAATTTTCATTTTAGTTTAAATTATACCGTAAAAAATACTTTGTAACAACATTTTTAAGATAGTGTCAATAACTTTATTGCTAGGCAGTGATAGTGTTCTAAGTAACCTGAAAAACAAAAATCATTTATGATGTACTCAAATTGTCTTTCTAACAAAAGAAAACAAGGAGAGTAATCACAAATGATTTTTTTTAGTTATTTTGCTTAATTTTACAATCAACATAATTTGTTTACATTTAATTCAAATTTTTTTCAATAGTATTTTTTGCCTCTAACATGTTATCAATCACATAATTTCTAAATTCTTCATTTACTCTAAATTTCGGCATACTAACACTAAATGCTCCTTCAATCCGTCCTTGTTTAGTCATTATAGGCATAGCAATACAATAACAATCTTCTTCCATTTCCTCATCATCATAGGCAATATTCGTTTCTTTTATTTTCTGTAATTCTTTCTTCATCAAAAATTTATTAGTAATAGTATTTTCTGTATAAGCCTGTAGCGGAACTGTTTTAAAGTAGTGATCTAATTCTTCATCATTATATGCCGATAAAAATACTTTTCCCATTCCTGTCGAATAAAGAGGTTTTCTTGCTCCAACCTTAGATGACATATAAATCGACTTTTCCTTAGGTTCTAGTTTATCGATATAGATCAATTCATTATTATTTGACATCCCTAAATGAATTGTTTCATCTACTTCTAACTGAAGTTTTTCTAAACTGGGCTCAGCTATGTTTTTTAACATCGAATTACTTGAATATACTTGACTATATTTTACTATGCTAGGACCTAAATAATATGTTTTACTTTTTTCATTTCGTGTTACATATCCAATCAGTATTAATGTATCTAATATTTTTAACGCGGTAGATGTTGTCAGCCCTGATAATTCTGCAACCTCTTTCAGTGTAACATCGCCTGTTGTTTCTGCTAAGCAATCTAATATTTTAGCCGCTTTAATCAATACTGTTCCATATGGTTTCAATTGATTGTCTTTCACGCTTTCACCTCATTATTTCCTAATAAGAAACGGAATATTCTTATTAGGAAATTGTACCATAGATTAGTAAAAATAGGTAGTATCCTCTTAACCTGCTCACTTTTCAAGCCAACTAGCTAGTAGGTTAATGTATTTATCTCGTTCTTCTACAAACGGCATATGTCGACTGTGTTGAAATAACTCCCAGGTTGCGTTTGGAATTTCATCATACATTGTTTTGGCAAGTACAGGGGTACACAAGTCATTCGCCCCACTAATAATTAAGGCAGGCACCTTAATCTGATGCAATTGAGCGGTATAATCAAATGTTTTTAATGTTCCCATAGGAAAGAATTCATTTGGTCCCCACGCATACAGATAAGCTTGCTCTCCTCTGGTTTTTTGACGTCTAAGAGGTTCCGGAGATGTTTTAGTTGGCATATCACCTGCATGTCGTTGCATAAATAGGTCATTTGCTTTTAAATACTCTGGTTTTGAGAAATCATTGTTTGCTTCAGCATATGCTATAGCCTCTTGCTCTTTTTCATCCATTAATTTGATTAAACGATGTTGCTCTTGTTTCCATAATTCCGCAGACGATAAGGTACTCGATAAAATAATACTGTCTACACCACTAGGTTTTTTGTCACACATATATTTAAGAAGCAACATCCCTCCCCATGACTGCCCAAGGATATGTACTCTCTCTAGACCTAAATATTCTCTTAATGTAATCAACTCATCTAGCCATGTTTTAGCTGTCCATAGCTCTGGTTTATTAGGAATAGATGACAAACCACACCCTAATTGATCATACATGATTAGTTGCCGCCCATCCTCTGCCAGTTCATCCAATAATTCAAAATAATTGTGTGTCGACCCTGGTCCTCCATGTAACAACAATAAAGGGGGTTTTTCAGATGCTTCTCCGACAATGCGATAATATGTTTGATAATCTAAAAATGGCATGTATCCTTCGGTAACCTTCATTTTCTCTCCTACTTTCTCATGACTATTTATAAAGTATCATATCATTTACACACAATGAAACCTACCTCTTCATGTTAAAAGGTAGGTTCATATTTATTTTCTGATGAAAATTATTCTAGATAAGTGATTAAAAAATACAACATCTTTTTTATTAATCCAATCTCTTACAATAATAAATAAAAAACTCGCCCACACAAAATATACGATAAGTGAATACAATAGTTGGAATAGAATCATATAGATATTCTCTGAATAAAAATCATAAATACTTTGCCCCAAACGACTGACAAGTGACGGAGTAAAAATAAGAATAAAACGATAGATAAGCGACGTGATGGGTTTCTTTTCTGGCAAGCGTATTGTGAGTTTGATTATTTTCCCTCCTACAGTTGTCCCTTTCATCATAAAAGGCAGAACTACCATGAAAAGAAAACTTATCACTAATTTTATTGAATACATATCACTTTCTCGAAAAATAAACGTTGATAACAGCGAGCCAATCATTTGAGAAACAGCCAATGTTAGTAGGACTTCAACTAGTTGAGACCCATAGGATGCAATATGATCGGATGTGTAACTATCATCTTGTTTATGTAGTTGATCTCGACTCGGAACAAAGAATAATAATATTGGCGCAACAAAAAAGCCAATCATTCCTCCTAAAGTATTCATCATCAAATCATCCACATCAAATAAACGATATGGGTACTCATAGTATCCAAATAAAGCCGTTAACTGTGATACCTCAAAAAATAATGTCGTACTAAATATAATCGGTAATGCGACGCACCATTTGTTCGCTTTCTTAAAAAAGAAACGTAAATACACCCCTAAAGGCAATAGTAACATGATATTAAAAATAACTTGTAAAAACGTAAAAGACTTCACTAACTTGATATATGTCCTAGGATTGCCTGCTTCAAATCCTGGTATGGTTGTAAAATCCTTTAAAAAATTAAAAGGTTTTAACTGAGTATACACATGATGCTTAAATTCTATATC
This genomic stretch from Vagococcus sp. CY52-2 harbors:
- a CDS encoding IclR family transcriptional regulator codes for the protein MKDNQLKPYGTVLIKAAKILDCLAETTGDVTLKEVAELSGLTTSTALKILDTLILIGYVTRNEKSKTYYLGPSIVKYSQVYSSNSMLKNIAEPSLEKLQLEVDETIHLGMSNNNELIYIDKLEPKEKSIYMSSKVGARKPLYSTGMGKVFLSAYNDEELDHYFKTVPLQAYTENTITNKFLMKKELQKIKETNIAYDDEEMEEDCYCIAMPIMTKQGRIEGAFSVSMPKFRVNEEFRNYVIDNMLEAKNTIEKNLN
- the pepI gene encoding proline iminopeptidase; translation: MKVTEGYMPFLDYQTYYRIVGEASEKPPLLLLHGGPGSTHNYFELLDELAEDGRQLIMYDQLGCGLSSIPNKPELWTAKTWLDELITLREYLGLERVHILGQSWGGMLLLKYMCDKKPSGVDSIILSSTLSSAELWKQEQHRLIKLMDEKEQEAIAYAEANNDFSKPEYLKANDLFMQRHAGDMPTKTSPEPLRRQKTRGEQAYLYAWGPNEFFPMGTLKTFDYTAQLHQIKVPALIISGANDLCTPVLAKTMYDEIPNATWELFQHSRHMPFVEERDKYINLLASWLEK
- a CDS encoding transposase — its product is MLDGLNNKIKVIKRVTYGYRNFLLFKRPIFLIQDQVFQVK
- a CDS encoding VanZ family protein, whose amino-acid sequence is MPSYAVPLSTAIICFAVISFIGTAPWTIYQYRKYGYFNFWRNLVFFSFIYYCLTAFFLVSLPLPKNRHDIEFKHHVYTQLKPFNFLKDFTTIPGFEAGNPRTYIKLVKSFTFLQVIFNIMLLLPLGVYLRFFFKKANKWCVALPIIFSTTLFFEVSQLTALFGYYEYPYRLFDVDDLMMNTLGGMIGFFVAPILLFFVPSRDQLHKQDDSYTSDHIASYGSQLVEVLLTLAVSQMIGSLLSTFIFRESDMYSIKLVISFLFMVVLPFMMKGTTVGGKIIKLTIRLPEKKPITSLIYRFILIFTPSLVSRLGQSIYDFYSENIYMILFQLLYSLIVYFVWASFLFIIVRDWINKKDVVFFNHLSRIIFIRK
- a CDS encoding Cna B-type domain-containing protein; this translates as MKKLYFIMMLICFSICLVIKTDLVWASSNSEITGILPNQNKHIDDRVYLVYGYQIKEDIVKLNSANDVFNISIIGDKENNMYFCLDERKYNPTDGELNTLEPSKQLIPEINWLSSNFYNNIENLKWNKNTPNKSGGKSPIDSFNKANFYNKYVYTQLAIWHFTNPTQFPMSRNVIKNNPEVIALINEANKNKNFYNPTYTDSLNVINNIQYEATELSKESEDDDTYIFSTTIVKSGSTESFDVKDIKYTVSIEDKSQKRDVTKDVTITPQSNNKIYIQVPKNLLQESQSKLIVSASATVTSDKAFTTHYDNRNNKQPVLGGYKFSKVLSTEKSIDIVDQTHYSVYKKWDDQNNQDGKRPKEITVQLYANNQKLGDPITLNTNNNWQYTWNELDAITNGKKIEYSVKELGEIDPYSSSITTDRDQLSTTITNSYSPEVTEISGEKIWDDQNNQDNKRPNSVTVNLLADGEEIDEKIVTPNSEGHWTYEFTNLPVYANGKKIVYSIAEDTVPDYSTEVNGTTITNSYTPGKTSVSVAKMWDDNNNQDNIRPSSIEVQLYKQTEKGKVEVGSVVLLDEKNNWSTTWPDLPLMDSGEKIKYTVEEVNGSKNIPGYTTTVDDADHGNIIITNKHDVELTKIQGEKTWNDGNDQDGIRPDKITIILYANGVETARKIVTASDNWLYEFNDLPVYSQGKKINYTVQEIPVEGYETKIDGVNITNTHTPETTTVTGSKLWHDQDNQDGIRPNKITAILYANGVEVDRQIVTEETNWVYTFTDLPKNSNGKEIEYTIKEIPVPGYNLTVNDINLLNTHAVDKTKISGTKTWDDDNNNDGKRPKSIIVYLYADGERIKQQEVTPDKSGVWSYEFDNLDKYKNGQEIKYTIQEEPIPHYETTINGTNLVNHYTSEVTDIKGIKTWNDANNKDGKRPKSITVYLIANGNEKEPEAKKIVDETTNWEYSFTGLPVYKDGKKITYTVIEEPVNGYTTSIDGYNITNTYSPEKTAISGRKIWNDDNNREGKRPDSITVNLLADGKIVDSKEVSKKDNWSYNFTDLDKFNDGKEIVYSITENTIPDYSTEISGTDIINTYTPGKTSVSVTKAWNDGNNQDGLRPNKISVQLYANGIKSGKPVELNDSNKWTTTWNDLALKQNGTDVIYTVKEIDKIDGYTMTIDDTNKGNIIITNSHNITRSSTNHSDKSLLSKILPKTGESYNYIFSIIGLVTILIIILLYFLKRRFKN